A portion of the Lolium rigidum isolate FL_2022 chromosome 1, APGP_CSIRO_Lrig_0.1, whole genome shotgun sequence genome contains these proteins:
- the LOC124698549 gene encoding plant intracellular Ras-group-related LRR protein 4-like — protein MGSGAVEPEAFGTVEGVVGEITRLHRALPPRPPPEDVEAADALARAADREERARLDAVESLRRGPAVPEELFCVAQDMHRALAAFRCRDQKRDAARLLDLDALHSLFDGLITRASHCVPSSSSRAAPPRIASNGGASTSSSSYSSAGPVAAVSDRSSFATNGGFSAVGTNMGRVSMDDSYVNKAKAAVWDGGVVTATSRPPRGAVAAAHSVPVLMDTSYGDGTEKLSLIKLASTIEVAAKKGAQELNLQAKLMAQIEWIPDSIGKLTGLVTLDISENRLVSLPETIGKLFSLARLDLHANRIAQLPDSVGDLRSLIYLGLRGNQLTALPSSIGRLVNLQELDVGANRIVSLPDSIGSLTRLKKLLVETNDLDELPYTIGQCVSLVELNAGYNHLKALPEAVGKLESLEILAVRYNNIRSLPTTMATLTNLKELDASFNELESIPENFCFATSLVKLNVGNNFADMQSLPRSIGNFELLEELDISNNQIKVLPDSFRTLKRLRVLRAEENPLQVPPREIALKGAQAAVQYMEEYATKKATKPQPVKGRNTWAQFCFFSGPNKRKHDRIEDTDT, from the exons ATGGGCAGCGGCGCGGTGGAGCCGGAGGCGTTCGGCACGGTGGAGGGGGTGGTGGGGGAGATCACGCGCCTGCACCGCGcgctgccgccgcggccgccgcccgaGGACGTGGAAGCCGCCGACGCGCTGGCGCGCGCCGCGGACCGGGAGGAGCGCGCGCGCCTCGACGCCGTCGAGTCCCTCCGGCGGGGCCCCGCCGTGCCCGAGGAGCTCTTCTGCGTCGCGCAGGACATGCACCGCGCGCTCGCGGCCTTCCGCTGCCGGGACCAGAAGCGCGACGCCGCGCGCCTCCTCGACCTCGACGCCCTGCACAGCCTCTTCGACGGCCTCATCACGCGCGCCTCCCACTGCGTgccctcctcctccagccgcgccgcCCCGCCGCGAATCGCCAGCAACGGTGGCGCCAGTACCTCCTCGTCCAGCTACTCCTCGGCGGGGCCGGTGGCGGCTGTTTCCGACCGCTCATCTTTCGCCACCAACGGCGGCTTCAGTGCCGTGGGCACGAACATGGGCCGTGTCTCCATGGATGACAGCTACGTCAACAAGGCCAAGGCGGCGGTGTGGGATGGCGGGGTTGTGACAGCCACCTCACGTCCTCCGCGAGGAGCCGTCGCCGCAGCACACTCCGTGCCGGTTCTGATGGATACCAGTTATG GAGATGGTACGGAGAAATTGAGCCTCATTAAGCTAGCTAGCACGATTGAAGTGGCCGCGAAGAAAGGCGCTCAGGAACTCAACTTGCAAGCAAAACTCATGGCCCAGATTGAGTGGATACCTGATTCAATCGGAAAGCTCACTGGTCTTGTTACCCTCGATATTTCAGAGAACCGGCTTGTGTCTTTGCCAGAAACTATCGGGAAGCTTTTCTCTTTGGCCAGGCTGGATCTTCATGCTAATCGAATCGCTCAACTCCCTGACTCGGTCGGGGATCTTCGCAGCTTGATTTACCTCGGTCTGAGGGGCAATCAGCTTACAGCATTGCCCTCTAGTATCGGCAGGTTGGTGAACCTTCAGGAGCTTGATGTGGGTGCGAACCGGATTGTCTCGCTACCTGATTCAATAGGAAGCCTTACACGCCTGAAGAAGTTACTGGTCGAGACAAACGACCTTGATGAGCTACCTTACACAATCGGTCAGTGTGTTTCACTGGTCGAATTGAATGCAGGCTATAATCACCTGAAGGCTCTTCCAGAGGCTGTTGGGAAGCTAGAATCTCTGGAGATCCTTGCTGTGAGGTACAACAATATCAGGAGCCTTCCAACTACAATGGCCACTCTCACTAACCTCAAGGAGCTTGACGCCAGCTTCAACGAGCTTGAGTCAATTCCTGAGAACTTTTGCTTCGCGACTTCTCTTGTTAAACTGAATGTCGGGAACAACTTTGCTGACATGCAATCTCTGCCTCGCTCTATTGGCAACTTTGAGCTGCTGGAAGAGTTGGATATAAGCAATAATCAGATCAAGGTTCTTCCAGATTCCTTTAGAACTCTGAAGCGACTCCGTGTGCTTCGTGCAGAAGAGAATCCTCTACAGGTGCCACCAAGGGAGATAGCTTTGAAGGGAGCTCAG GCGGCCGTCCAATACATGGAGGAATATGCTACCAAGAAAGCTACGAAGCCACAGCCAGTGAAGGGAAGGAACACTTGGGCTCAGTTCTGCTTTTTCTCCGGTCCTAACAAAAGAAAGCATGATCGGATAGAAGACACTGATACATGA
- the LOC124649187 gene encoding putative F-box/FBD/LRR-repeat protein At5g44950 yields MEATTLRPAKQPSLEELDLISLLPDEILGTIISLLYIEEGARTAILSRRWRHLWRSSPLNLDDGSHLWFLPNARQVASKILSEHQGDGRCLKVRHIYGADFDGWIKSPALDNLQEIDLRIGSLPPSVLRFAPTLRVAVFSCCSFFLKDTPRTFSFPHLKELSLSSVAMREETLHSVLSGCPVLESLLIDNCTGLRRLVINSQTLRSIAVCDDGMDEIVIEDAPRLERLIRSLQFEPTPIIRVIRAPKLEILGPLTDDFAKFKLETTAPEEMTDGNLNTTMRSVKVLHLNSVGPNLGAVVRFLKLFPCLEKLYIMSCPKKNSRKKTKKNRQHPGTQDPIECLDHLKELVLRIYRFGDKQEVDFAKFFVLNAEVLELMTFAVHYNRHNVDRKQQHKLLKFDSRASLGARVDTIVDYEHERFACRNNSHILSMDNPFGSSCEFCAQGY; encoded by the exons ATGGAGGCCACGACGCTTCGCCCAGCCAAGCAGCCGAGTCTGGAAGAACTCGATCTCATTAGCCTCCTCCCCGACGAGATCCTGGGCACCATCATCTCCCTCCTCTACATCGAGGAAGGCGCGCGCACTGCCATCCTCTCCCGCCGCTGGCGCCACCTGTGGCGCTCCTCTCCGCTCAACCTCGACGATGGCAGCCACCTCTGGTTTCTTCCCAATGCCAGGCAAGTCGCATCCAAGATTCTCTCCGAGCACCAGGGCGACGGACGCTGCCTCAAGGTCCGTCACATCTACGGCGCCGACTTCGATGGCTGGATCAAGTCCCCCGCCCTTGATAATCTCCAGGAGATCGACCTCCGGATCGGATCGCTGCCTCCATCGGTGCTCCGATTCGCACCGACCCTTCGTGTGGCCGTCTTCTCCTGCTGCAGCTTCTTCCTCAAGGACACGCCCCGGACTTTCAGTTTCCCGCACCTCAAGGAACTCTCCTTGAGCTCGGTTGCCATGCGGGAAGAAACACTCCACAGCGTTCTCTCCGGATGCCCTGTCCTCGAGAGCCTGCTGATTGACAATTGCACTGGCCTCAGGCGCCTGGTGATTAACTCGCAGACTCTCAGGAGCATCGCCGTCTGTGACGATGG CATGGATGAAATAGTGATCGAGGATGCCCCTCGCCTGGAAAGATTAATCAGGTCTCTTCAGTTTGAGCCCACTCCAATCATCCGTGTAATCAGGGCGCCCAAGCTGGAGATCTTGGGTCCATTGACGGATGATTTTGCTAAATTTAAGCTTGAAACCACAGCTCCTGAG GAGATGACTGATGGCAACTTGAATACGACGATGCGCAGCGTGAAGGTTTTGCATCTCAATTCAGTTGGCCCTAATCTTGGTGCAGTTGTTCGCTTCCTCAAACTCTTTCCTTGCTTGGAGAAGTTGTACATCATG TCATGCCCCAAGAAGAATTCTcggaagaaaacaaaaaagaatagACAGCATCCTGGCACCCAAGATCCTATCGAATGCCTTGACCATCTGAAAGAACTTGTGTTAAGGATTTACAGGTTTGGCGACAAGCAGGAGGTTGACTTTGCCAAATTCTTTGTTCTGAATGCTGAAGTGCTAGAGCTGATGACATTTGCTGTCCATTACAACAGACATAATGTTGATCGGAAGCAACAGCACAAGCTCCTTAAGTTTGACAGTAGGGCTTCTCTAGGTGCTCGAGTAGACACCATAGTTGATTATGAGCATGAGAGATTTGCTTGCAGAAATAATAGTCACATTTTGTCCATGGATAACCCCTTCGGTAGCTCCTGCGAGTTCTGCGCACAAGGATATTGA